One region of Sus scrofa isolate TJ Tabasco breed Duroc chromosome 3, Sscrofa11.1, whole genome shotgun sequence genomic DNA includes:
- the SH3YL1 gene encoding SH3 domain-containing YSC84-like protein 1 isoform X4 encodes MEVSDLVIILNYGRAVEAFAKGGNLTLGGNCTVAVGPLGRNLEGNVSLRSSAAVFTYCKSRGLFAGISLEGSCLIERKETNRKFYCQDVRAYDILFGDIPRPAQAEDLYEVLDSFTEKYESEGQRINARKAAREQKKAQAKELPPKPLSRPQQSSAQVQLNSGSQSNRNEYKLYPELPSYHERVGSLNQPTEVTALYSFEGQQPGDLNFQAGDRITVISKTDSHFDWWEGELRGQTGIFPANYVTMN; translated from the exons GTGTCAGACTTGGTAATAATTCTGAATTATGGCAGAGCAGTGGAAGCTTTTGCGAAAGGTGGCAACCTAACGCTCGGCGGGAACTGCACCGTGGCAGTAGGGCCCTTGGGGAG GAATTTAGAAGGCAACGTCTCCCTAAGAAGCTCAGCTGCTGTCTTTACATATTGCAAATCACGAGGCCTCTTTGCTGGCATATCTTTAGAAGGTAGCTGTTTGATCGAGCGGAAAGAAACTAATCGAAA ATTTTATTGTCAGGATGTTCGAGCTTATGACATTTTATTTGGAGATATACCACGACCTGCTCAAGCAGAAGATCTTTACGAAGTCCTCGATTCCTTTACTGAAAAGTATGAAAGCGAAGGACAACGAATCAACGCAAGGAAAGCAGCTCGGGAGCAGAAGAAAGCTCAG GCTAAAGAATTGCCTCCAAAACCATTGTCAAGACCCCAGCAATCGTCTGCACAAGTCCAGCTGAACTCTGGCTCTCAAA gTAACAGAAACGAATATAAGCTCTATCCTGAACTTCCCAGCTATCATGAGAGAGttg GCAGTTTGAACCAACCCACAGAAGTGACAGCCCTGTATTCTTTTGAAGGACAACAGCCAGGAGATTTGAATTTTCAAGCTGGAGACAGAATCACAGTTATATCAAAAACGGATTCACATTTCGATTGGTGGGAAGGAGAGCTTCGAGGTCAGACTGGCATTTTTCCAGCCAACTATGTCACCATGAATTAA